Genomic DNA from Procambarus clarkii isolate CNS0578487 chromosome 34, FALCON_Pclarkii_2.0, whole genome shotgun sequence:
TAAGAAGCATGGATGCAAGAATGGATTTTGGAAcaccatcttatcttgaggttattttgagatgatttcggggctttttagtgtccccgcggcccggtcctcgaccaggcctccacccccacgaagcagcccgtgacagctgactaacacccagatacctattttactgctaggtaacagggggcatagggtgaaagaaactctgcccattgtttctcgccggcgcccgggatcgaacccgggaccacaggatcacaagtccagcgtgctgtccgctcggccgaccggctccccggtaccATGGCGTCATTGTGCTGGGCAttcgttcacctaacagtaaataggtaccctggaACTTTGGCAAcagttgtgggggttgcatcctgggcaaggtcagtagtttgacctaggCTGGTGGAAGGACCTACATACAAACCTAAAGTATATATATTCCCAGCCTGTCTGTCCCCTTCAAAGCGGTTTATAACCTACCgagttctatttataaccacccaccaAAGGCACTATCGCCAATACTTACTGACAGCCGctcttccttctcccccccccccccccgggcgcgTGTCCCGCAGGTAGCAGCGGTGTGAGCAAGCGGACCAGTAGCAGCAGCGGGTTCAGCTCCGCCAGGTCTGAGAGGTCGGACTCGTCAACCAGTGTGTGCTCCGATGCCAAGCCCCCGCCCCTGCCGCCACACCAGAGGTCAGTCCCTCACTGTGATGGCTCTCATACCTGCAGTCTTGCTTtcttagctgtgtgtgtgtgtgtgtgtgtgtgtgtgtgtgtgtgtgtgtgtgtgtgtgtgtgtgtgtgtgtgtgtgtgtgtgtgtgttgggggagaaAAGTCCTGAAATGTAGCGAAGACATTCTTGGGCACGCTTTGCTTTATCACATTTAAGTATCTTGCTTAACAGTAAGAATTTGTTAAGTTCTGGTgtcggggagtgtgtgtgtgtatgattgtcTGAGGGGAGTCATATACTCGTATCAGTTTTGTTGTATTGTACTCGCACTAATGTATTGTTTATGCTTATGATTATAATTACCaacattgtatgtatgtatgtatgtgtatatgtatatatatatacatctatatgtATTCACGCTTTATGTATATACGCACACAATAGAGttcaccctcttccccccctcaacATGTATGTCTTGATGGCTTCGTGTTGCACCCATTACTgacgcgtgtgtgtgggtgtgttttgcACTAACGCGCCTCTCGACGCACCACAGCCTGCCAgtgagtaccagcagcagcagcagcgaccaGACCAATATCGAGGGCCAGCCCGTGAGCGCCCCGCCTGCAGCCAAACCTCAGGGACTTCGTGGTATCAGGTACACCCTTTTCCCGCCCCTTCCTCACCTCCCCTGTTGTGTTGGATGACAGAGTCGTCGGCTGGTGGATGATAATATTCCCGCATGTTTGGGATTTGCTTGATGCTGAGGGATTACTTTCCATTTGTGTTGGGGTGGAGTTGTGAGTTCTGGTTTCCCATTTCCCCAGGTCAAAGTTTTCCAAGTCTAGCGGGAAGGAGGGTAAGGAGTCGCCGAAGTCGTCGCggaaagagaaggagagggaggagtCGCGAGGGTCACCGCGAGGTGGTCACAAGGCCCACCGCGACCCCCGCGCCGAGCGTGGCGATAGTCGCGAGAGGGGCGGCAGCCGGGAGGAACGCGCGGGCAAGAAAAGCGAGAAGCTCACCTTGGAGCTGGATGGCGGGTTCCGCTCACGGGCACAACACGTCCCACCCCAACCTGACCAGGTTAGAGAGTCGCGGGTTGCGGCGCAGGGCCCGCGACCCGAGACCACAGGTCAGATTGCTGACCCCCAACAACCCCCGGCACTCCCACCTAAAGAGAACATCCACAGGGACCACTCGGCCTTCATGCAGTCAGACCCACATATGGCAGCCATGCAGCAGCAACATTATCAACAGCATCATCAAAGTCAGCAACAGTCAGTAGAGCATGGGCTAGCATCTACACCAGGTAGCCCCTTACTCCCAGGTACTCCTGGCACCGGTATCCCTAAGCCCACGGCACACGTGAAAGGCCAAACAAAAGCGGTGCCTCCAGAACGACCGGTTCCGGCTTCTCCCACGGCCTCGCCCAACGTAAACATTCCCCATCAAACGAAGGACTACAATAAGATGGTTCGTCACACGTCGGGCGGTGTTTCCGCGCCCAAAGTGGCAAGCGCAGGCGGTGGCGCCCCGCGGCCGGCGGTGGGCGCACCGGCAAACACAGACAGCAACGCTGCGCAAGAATGCCGGGATCCCAAGGGGTCCTTACCGCGCCAGAAGCAGCTGGGCCGACGAGAAGATTGTGGGACAGGCATCAGTGTTGCCCTAGTGAGCCCGATGCCCAACCCCCGCGAGAAGGACCTAGTGACCCCGTCCGAGTCTGGCTCCAATATCAGTGAATCTTCACAGAGCAACAGCGGCCACAGCAACTCGTCAGGCAACTCTTCTGTAATATATAAACCTACAAGCTCCGAGGACGGCAGTGTCAGTGACTTCAAGACTCACATCAGAAAGGTAAACATTTTTCTCATTGCAGTCAGAAAGTCGGATATAAACGTCTCTTATCGAACAGTTGCTGCAATGTAGGGAGTGTATGAACCACACTTACACTTTTGCATTATCTTCCACAGGTGGAAGAGAAGCatgaaggggaagagggagacgAAGTGATATTGAACATCAAGCCAATGCAGCCTCTGGTGCGCGCCTCGCAGTATGGCTACATGAGAGGACTTGGCCTCCACCAGGCCCGCACTGTCCCGCCTTCCCTACATGTCTCCAGGCTAGGTAGTCCCACACACTCCTCTCTCTCCTGTCTTGCTTGAGGAACAATTACATACACGTTTTTGTACATATTCTAACCTTTTCTCGTTTCTTACCTATCATCTTCGTCCTCCTCATTCTCTTCCATTCATCCAGtaatttctctctctttccttatatTGTCTATCTCTTCCACCCACTATCCATTAcacgacctgataatggtcctggacggaccgaaacgttgtcgtttcttcaATTTCTGATGTGTGATTTGGACATCATAATTTGTTCAGAGTTTAATTATTTTATTGTAGACCACCGTACCCACCGTGTGGGAAGAGGTAGAAATGTTAGTCTCAGTGGCGCTCACAAACTGAACCCCCAATATTATTTGACTTAAACGAGTTATATT
This window encodes:
- the LOC138371085 gene encoding protein sickie-like isoform X1 translates to MVVEQWKRKPIGTSGTSNLARSSLRGPAGQPAHTTTTAATTNNHVGHTSPYHAPNPAPKHKDSMLDKFKLFNHKEKDARNKTTSKSSSGVSKRTSSSSGFSSARSERSDSSTSVCSDAKPPPLPPHQSLPVSTSSSSSDQTNIEGQPVSAPPAAKPQGLRGIRSKFSKSSGKEGKESPKSSRKEKEREESRGSPRGGHKAHRDPRAERGDSRERGGSREERAGKKSEKLTLELDGGFRSRAQHVPPQPDQVRESRVAAQGPRPETTGQIADPQQPPALPPKENIHRDHSAFMQSDPHMAAMQQQHYQQHHQSQQQSVEHGLASTPGSPLLPGTPGTGIPKPTAHVKGQTKAVPPERPVPASPTASPNVNIPHQTKDYNKMVRHTSGGVSAPKVASAGGGAPRPAVGAPANTDSNAAQECRDPKGSLPRQKQLGRREDCGTGISVALVSPMPNPREKDLVTPSESGSNISESSQSNSGHSNSSGNSSVIYKPTSSEDGSVSDFKTHIRKVEEKHEGEEGDEVILNIKPMQPLVRASQYGYMRGLGLHQARTVPPSLHVSRLALQDNANTVPQKGMRLGPHLKRPPGSNQVIDADYSDLESVELANGYMSDGDVLRNVGYKCGNSSDLDGYLSEGGASSTPTASTSASRRACGRCMKA
- the LOC138371085 gene encoding protein sickie-like isoform X2 encodes the protein MVVEQWKRKPIGTSGTSNLARSSLRGPAGQPAHTTTTAATTNNHVGHTSPYHAPNPAPKHKDSMLDKFKLFNHKEKDARNKTTSSSGVSKRTSSSSGFSSARSERSDSSTSVCSDAKPPPLPPHQSLPVSTSSSSSDQTNIEGQPVSAPPAAKPQGLRGIRSKFSKSSGKEGKESPKSSRKEKEREESRGSPRGGHKAHRDPRAERGDSRERGGSREERAGKKSEKLTLELDGGFRSRAQHVPPQPDQVRESRVAAQGPRPETTGQIADPQQPPALPPKENIHRDHSAFMQSDPHMAAMQQQHYQQHHQSQQQSVEHGLASTPGSPLLPGTPGTGIPKPTAHVKGQTKAVPPERPVPASPTASPNVNIPHQTKDYNKMVRHTSGGVSAPKVASAGGGAPRPAVGAPANTDSNAAQECRDPKGSLPRQKQLGRREDCGTGISVALVSPMPNPREKDLVTPSESGSNISESSQSNSGHSNSSGNSSVIYKPTSSEDGSVSDFKTHIRKVEEKHEGEEGDEVILNIKPMQPLVRASQYGYMRGLGLHQARTVPPSLHVSRLALQDNANTVPQKGMRLGPHLKRPPGSNQVIDADYSDLESVELANGYMSDGDVLRNVGYKCGNSSDLDGYLSEGGASSTPTASTSASRRACGRCMKA
- the LOC138371085 gene encoding protein sickie-like isoform X4, coding for MVVEQWKRKPIGTSGTSNLARSSLRGPAGQPAHTTTTAATTNNHVGHTSPYHAPNPAPKHKDSMLDKFKLFNHKEKDARNKTTSSSGVSKRTSSSSGFSSARSERSDSSTSVCSDAKPPPLPPHQRSKFSKSSGKEGKESPKSSRKEKEREESRGSPRGGHKAHRDPRAERGDSRERGGSREERAGKKSEKLTLELDGGFRSRAQHVPPQPDQVRESRVAAQGPRPETTGQIADPQQPPALPPKENIHRDHSAFMQSDPHMAAMQQQHYQQHHQSQQQSVEHGLASTPGSPLLPGTPGTGIPKPTAHVKGQTKAVPPERPVPASPTASPNVNIPHQTKDYNKMVRHTSGGVSAPKVASAGGGAPRPAVGAPANTDSNAAQECRDPKGSLPRQKQLGRREDCGTGISVALVSPMPNPREKDLVTPSESGSNISESSQSNSGHSNSSGNSSVIYKPTSSEDGSVSDFKTHIRKVEEKHEGEEGDEVILNIKPMQPLVRASQYGYMRGLGLHQARTVPPSLHVSRLALQDNANTVPQKGMRLGPHLKRPPGSNQVIDADYSDLESVELANGYMSDGDVLRNVGYKCGNSSDLDGYLSEGGASSTPTASTSASRRACGRCMKA
- the LOC138371085 gene encoding protein sickie-like isoform X3, whose product is MVVEQWKRKPIGTSGTSNLARSSLRGPAGQPAHTTTTAATTNNHVGHTSPYHAPNPAPKHKDSMLDKFKLFNHKEKDARNKTTSKSSSGVSKRTSSSSGFSSARSERSDSSTSVCSDAKPPPLPPHQRSKFSKSSGKEGKESPKSSRKEKEREESRGSPRGGHKAHRDPRAERGDSRERGGSREERAGKKSEKLTLELDGGFRSRAQHVPPQPDQVRESRVAAQGPRPETTGQIADPQQPPALPPKENIHRDHSAFMQSDPHMAAMQQQHYQQHHQSQQQSVEHGLASTPGSPLLPGTPGTGIPKPTAHVKGQTKAVPPERPVPASPTASPNVNIPHQTKDYNKMVRHTSGGVSAPKVASAGGGAPRPAVGAPANTDSNAAQECRDPKGSLPRQKQLGRREDCGTGISVALVSPMPNPREKDLVTPSESGSNISESSQSNSGHSNSSGNSSVIYKPTSSEDGSVSDFKTHIRKVEEKHEGEEGDEVILNIKPMQPLVRASQYGYMRGLGLHQARTVPPSLHVSRLALQDNANTVPQKGMRLGPHLKRPPGSNQVIDADYSDLESVELANGYMSDGDVLRNVGYKCGNSSDLDGYLSEGGASSTPTASTSASRRACGRCMKA